A window of the Blastopirellula sediminis genome harbors these coding sequences:
- a CDS encoding YggS family pyridoxal phosphate-dependent enzyme, translating into MQTAQQKRLAENLAEVRGRIADAADRAGRSESDVRLIAVTKYVDVETVEALLDLDCHDLGESRPQQLWQRAEQFADRVVRWHMIGHLQTNKAKRTAAVTSLLHSGDSLRLLEALDAAAPERPLQTLLEINISGDAAKHGIAPDEAAQVLEAAAKLPHLSIRGLMGMAALEGGVDVARRNFAALRELRDKLAIDAPENVRLDELSMGMSGDFEAAIEEGATMVRVGSSLFEGI; encoded by the coding sequence ATGCAAACGGCTCAGCAAAAGCGCTTGGCGGAAAATCTGGCGGAGGTTCGGGGACGCATCGCCGACGCCGCCGATCGCGCCGGTCGATCGGAGAGCGACGTTCGCCTGATCGCCGTCACCAAGTACGTCGACGTCGAAACGGTCGAAGCGCTGCTCGATCTGGACTGCCACGATCTAGGAGAGAGCCGGCCGCAGCAACTTTGGCAGCGGGCCGAGCAGTTCGCCGATCGCGTGGTGCGCTGGCACATGATCGGCCATCTGCAAACCAACAAGGCGAAACGGACCGCCGCGGTCACATCGCTGCTCCATTCGGGCGACAGTTTGCGTCTGTTGGAAGCGCTCGACGCCGCAGCGCCCGAGCGCCCGCTGCAGACCTTGCTCGAAATCAACATCTCTGGCGACGCCGCCAAACATGGGATCGCTCCAGACGAAGCGGCGCAGGTGCTGGAAGCGGCGGCGAAACTGCCGCATCTCTCGATCCGTGGGCTGATGGGCATGGCGGCGCTCGAGGGAGGCGTCGACGTCGCCCGACGGAATTTCGCGGCGCTCCGCGAACTACGCGACAAGTTGGCGATCGACGCCCCAGAGAACGTGCGTCTCGACGAACTTTCGATGGGAATGAGCGGCGATTTTGAAGCGGCGATCGAAGAAGGCGCCACGATGGTTCGCGTCGGATCGTCTCTCTTCGAAGGAATCTAA
- a CDS encoding DUF167 domain-containing protein encodes MIDLQPHASGVILPVRALPGAKKNELRGEQEGALKVSVTAAPEDGKANKAIVELLAKKLKLRKSQLEIISGQTSRQKKVLVADVELTDLQEKIAAVLESG; translated from the coding sequence GTGATCGACTTGCAGCCGCATGCCAGCGGCGTCATCTTGCCGGTTCGTGCGCTCCCTGGCGCCAAAAAGAATGAACTGCGGGGAGAGCAGGAGGGGGCGCTGAAGGTTTCGGTCACCGCCGCTCCGGAAGATGGAAAAGCGAACAAGGCGATCGTCGAACTGCTCGCCAAAAAGCTGAAGCTACGCAAGTCGCAGCTCGAAATTATCTCTGGGCAAACGAGCCGGCAAAAGAAGGTGCTGGTCGCCGACGTTGAGCTAACCGACCTGCAAGAGAAGATCGCCGCCGTGCTGGAAAGCGGTTAA
- a CDS encoding DUF6807 domain-containing protein, with the protein MSRLLLALLVSSTCLITSLRAEEPPLRPKPIPRVQIIPLPYDQASVQVAGREITRFHFGRDLHRPFLYPVISPAGNRLTRMGHPHDPNGHSHHNSIWISHHDVSGVDFWGDAGKGRIQCMKINRYEDGDDHATIEIVANWIDSSNGATLLTETRTMTFYPLEENEWLLDLKSVLTAQQPEVTLGDTPFGLVGVRMAKTIGVKDGGGRILNSAGERDEKEAFRKRANWVDYSGAAARDELAGITLMSAADNADPTAPFHVRDDGWMGACFSHERPQTLKKGESVTARYGIYIHKDVLSQTEIAAQYDKFGKIAPRSASTAPQ; encoded by the coding sequence ATGTCGCGCCTTCTGCTCGCTCTACTCGTGTCGTCGACCTGTTTGATCACTTCGCTCCGCGCTGAAGAGCCGCCGCTACGTCCGAAACCGATCCCGCGCGTGCAGATCATTCCCCTTCCGTACGATCAAGCGTCGGTCCAGGTTGCGGGTCGTGAGATCACCCGCTTCCACTTCGGCCGCGATCTGCATCGTCCGTTTCTCTATCCGGTGATCAGCCCGGCAGGCAATCGGTTGACCCGGATGGGACATCCGCACGATCCTAACGGCCACAGCCACCACAACTCGATCTGGATCTCGCATCATGACGTGAGCGGCGTCGACTTTTGGGGAGACGCCGGTAAAGGACGGATCCAATGCATGAAAATCAACAGATATGAAGATGGAGACGATCACGCGACGATCGAAATCGTCGCCAACTGGATCGACTCATCCAACGGCGCTACGCTGCTGACTGAAACCCGCACGATGACCTTCTATCCGCTTGAAGAGAACGAGTGGCTCCTTGATTTGAAAAGCGTGCTGACCGCTCAGCAGCCCGAAGTGACGCTCGGCGACACGCCGTTCGGTCTGGTCGGCGTACGAATGGCGAAGACGATCGGCGTGAAAGATGGCGGCGGACGCATCCTCAACTCAGCCGGCGAACGCGACGAAAAAGAAGCGTTCCGAAAACGCGCAAACTGGGTCGACTATAGTGGCGCAGCAGCGCGCGATGAGTTGGCCGGCATCACGTTGATGAGCGCCGCCGACAACGCCGACCCGACCGCACCGTTTCATGTGCGTGATGATGGATGGATGGGCGCGTGCTTTTCGCACGAGCGGCCGCAGACCCTGAAGAAAGGCGAAAGCGTGACCGCGCGATACGGCATCTACATCCATAAAGACGTCCTCTCCCAAACGGAGATCGCGGCCCAATATGACAAATTCGGAAAAATCGCACCTCGGTCCGCTTCAACCGCTCCCCAATAA
- the greA gene encoding transcription elongation factor GreA, whose amino-acid sequence MADRNPMSRKGFEKLKADLEHLETVEMPRITEKVAAAREEGDLKENAEYHGARESQGMIQAKINAIKSKLSRAYIIDPASIDQTTVGFFATITVEDLDLDEEETYTLVGNGEEDFMNNKILIDSPMAQSLLGHKVGDVVEIQAPKGAYELKILKIEYNFD is encoded by the coding sequence ATGGCAGATCGCAATCCGATGTCGAGAAAAGGCTTTGAAAAGCTCAAGGCGGATCTCGAACATCTCGAAACGGTCGAGATGCCTCGCATCACCGAAAAAGTCGCCGCCGCGCGTGAAGAAGGCGACCTCAAAGAAAACGCCGAGTATCACGGCGCTCGCGAATCGCAAGGAATGATCCAAGCGAAGATCAACGCGATCAAGTCGAAACTCTCCCGCGCCTACATCATCGATCCTGCGTCGATTGATCAAACGACCGTCGGCTTTTTCGCCACGATCACGGTCGAAGATCTCGATCTCGATGAAGAAGAGACCTACACCTTGGTCGGCAACGGCGAAGAGGACTTCATGAACAACAAGATCCTCATCGACAGCCCGATGGCCCAAAGCCTGCTTGGTCACAAAGTGGGCGATGTCGTCGAGATTCAAGCTCCCAAGGGCGCGTACGAATTGAAGATCCTGAAGATCGAATACAACTTCGACTAA
- a CDS encoding zinc ribbon domain-containing protein, producing MTAGKEFGETLARLHRIHQQLSELRTRLARGPARVSMSRQKLAAIEANLAATKDATQKTKMTADRKQLQLKESEAKIVNTQGKLNAAKTNEEYQILKDQIAAAEMANSVLADEILEALEKIDQLNTQAESEKLNIAAAEAELKKVQDAADAEREVLEGEVAVAQAELAEVEKKLPADVRADYQRLTKARGEDALAMVDGEECGQCYVSMRPQAYQDLLMGRIVYCSSCGAMLYLKPGE from the coding sequence ATGACGGCAGGTAAAGAGTTTGGCGAAACGCTGGCGCGACTCCATCGCATTCACCAGCAACTCTCGGAACTCCGTACGCGACTCGCGCGGGGACCGGCGAGAGTCTCGATGTCCCGCCAAAAGCTGGCGGCGATCGAAGCCAATTTGGCGGCGACCAAAGACGCGACTCAAAAGACCAAAATGACGGCCGATCGCAAACAGCTGCAGCTGAAAGAAAGCGAAGCGAAGATCGTCAACACGCAAGGGAAGTTGAACGCGGCCAAGACGAACGAAGAGTACCAGATTCTCAAAGATCAGATTGCGGCGGCCGAGATGGCCAACAGCGTCTTGGCGGATGAGATCTTGGAAGCGCTCGAGAAGATCGACCAGCTCAACACGCAAGCCGAAAGCGAAAAGCTGAACATCGCTGCCGCCGAAGCGGAACTGAAGAAAGTTCAGGACGCCGCCGACGCCGAACGGGAAGTGCTGGAAGGTGAAGTCGCAGTCGCTCAAGCCGAACTCGCCGAAGTCGAGAAGAAGCTGCCGGCTGACGTTCGCGCCGACTACCAACGTTTGACCAAGGCCCGTGGCGAAGACGCCCTGGCGATGGTCGACGGCGAAGAATGCGGTCAGTGTTACGTCTCGATGCGACCCCAGGCGTATCAAGACTTGCTCATGGGGCGGATCGTCTACTGCTCCTCTTGTGGAGCCATGCTCTACCTTAAGCCTGGAGAATAG
- a CDS encoding sigma-70 family RNA polymerase sigma factor: MEFCDQDLIALIERGKTQGYLTYDEVNNYLPDEASTPEKLDKLLTELEHKGIELVTTAPEEEFDDAPTSRAPSAQEFREALEDEEGTDCFVPEEISKSNDDPIRMYLSQMASIPLLSREQEIALAKKIEVTRKQFRRSVLACDFAMRTTVEILTKVHRGELPFDRTIKVSLTEQLTKEQIQARMPHNLKTLNHLLEQNQRDFKILLRKSTSREDRNAAKRRFMRRRQKCLQLVEEMSLRTRRVLPVMKQLEDFASRMEQIRRRLDVIEDQSACKDERANLRQELRDLMILTLESPRGLRQRCERYRRQFDEYEKVKRELSSGNLRLVVSIAKKYRNRGLSFLDLIQEGNTGLMRAVDKYEYRRGFKFSTYATWWIRQAITRAIADQARTIRIPVHMIDVLSKLRNVQKRLLQELRREPTMDEIARRAEIDIEEVRRVMDIGRQPVSLDRPIGESEDSSFGEFIEDSHEETPIRSATNQILRDRIQGLLKTLTYREREIIKLRYGLGDGYTYTLEEVGRIFKVTRERVRQIEAKAVRKLQHPVRSQQLEGFLAGAAAD; the protein is encoded by the coding sequence GTGGAATTCTGTGATCAGGATTTGATTGCGCTCATCGAGCGCGGCAAGACCCAGGGTTATCTCACCTACGACGAAGTCAACAACTACCTCCCCGACGAGGCGTCCACTCCGGAGAAGCTCGACAAGCTTCTGACCGAACTGGAACACAAGGGGATCGAGCTGGTCACGACCGCTCCGGAAGAAGAGTTTGACGACGCTCCCACCTCGCGTGCTCCGTCGGCCCAAGAATTTCGCGAAGCGCTGGAAGACGAAGAAGGAACCGATTGCTTCGTTCCCGAGGAAATCTCGAAGTCGAACGACGATCCGATCCGGATGTATCTCTCGCAGATGGCCTCGATTCCGTTGCTCTCCCGCGAGCAGGAAATCGCGTTGGCCAAGAAGATCGAAGTGACCCGCAAGCAATTCCGCCGCTCGGTCCTGGCTTGCGACTTCGCGATGCGAACGACCGTCGAGATTCTGACCAAGGTTCATCGCGGCGAACTGCCGTTCGACCGGACCATCAAGGTCTCGCTGACCGAACAGCTGACCAAAGAGCAGATCCAGGCCCGCATGCCGCACAACCTGAAGACGCTCAATCACCTGCTGGAACAAAACCAGCGCGACTTCAAGATCCTGCTCCGCAAGTCGACCTCGCGCGAAGATCGTAACGCCGCCAAGCGTCGCTTCATGCGTCGTCGTCAAAAGTGCTTGCAGCTGGTCGAAGAGATGAGCCTGCGTACGCGTCGCGTGCTGCCGGTCATGAAGCAGCTGGAAGACTTCGCGTCGCGGATGGAGCAAATCCGTCGTCGTCTCGACGTGATCGAAGATCAATCGGCCTGCAAGGACGAACGCGCCAACCTGCGACAAGAACTGCGCGACCTGATGATCCTGACGCTGGAAAGCCCGCGCGGTCTGCGTCAACGCTGCGAACGTTATCGTCGCCAGTTTGACGAATACGAAAAGGTGAAGCGCGAACTGTCGAGCGGCAACTTGCGTCTGGTCGTCTCGATCGCCAAGAAATATCGCAATCGCGGTCTGAGCTTCCTCGACCTGATTCAGGAAGGAAACACCGGCCTGATGCGTGCGGTCGACAAGTACGAATATCGCCGCGGTTTCAAGTTCTCGACCTACGCGACGTGGTGGATTCGCCAGGCGATCACCCGCGCAATCGCCGATCAGGCTCGCACCATTCGCATCCCGGTCCACATGATCGACGTCCTGTCGAAACTGCGAAACGTCCAGAAGCGTCTGCTGCAAGAGCTCCGTCGCGAACCGACCATGGACGAAATCGCGCGTCGCGCCGAGATCGACATCGAAGAAGTTCGCCGCGTGATGGACATCGGCCGCCAACCGGTCAGCCTTGATCGTCCGATCGGCGAGAGCGAAGACAGTAGCTTCGGCGAGTTCATCGAAGATAGCCACGAAGAAACGCCGATCCGCAGCGCCACCAACCAGATTCTCCGTGACCGAATTCAAGGACTTTTGAAAACCTTGACCTATCGCGAACGAGAAATCATCAAACTTCGCTACGGTCTGGGGGACGGCTATACCTACACCCTCGAAGAAGTGGGCCGCATTTTCAAAGTGACCCGCGAACGCGTTCGCCAAATCGAGGCCAAAGCGGTTCGCAAGCTGCAACACCCGGTTCGCAGCCAGCAGCTGGAAGGCTTTTTGGCCGGCGCCGCCGCCGACTAA
- the dnaG gene encoding DNA primase encodes MTLDDSREQVRQASDIADVLGGYLPLTRQGRIYVALCPWHNDSRPSLQVNPERQSWRCWVCGIGGDVFSFVMRREGIDFREALELLADRANISLSKAAPVQPGSPNDKRTLFAATAWAERLFQKYLAHSPDADAARRYFHDRGISQDSVNRFHLGYAPDQWQWLVDQARSTEFSAAVLEKTGLIGRSSTSGKPYDRFKGRVIFPIHDVQGRTIGFGGRILPGNNDPKAAKYVNSPETKLFSKSDNLYALDLARDAIVESRSAIVVEGYTDVIALQQAGVRNVIAVLGTALGQRHIHLLRRYADRIYLLLDGDEAGQRRTNDILELFVSEQADLRIVTLPDQLDPCDFVQQRGVDAFHAALDTAVDALEHKLRITTAGVDVRRDLHKANEALESLLSTMARAPRLQDGAGSEVRLREHQFLSRLARKFEVDEQELRKRLSSLRRATNAAPDRSAAPSDEDVKVRAAELDPYDRNLLEVLACQPDLTLLAADEVGVDEMSSEPARRLYQTFITACQDGSPVEFNQLLSGIESESLKGLLVELDEQAAAKNITDPETLLKSFIADYQRRFEEREHRNNVAALDDKTMHGQDEMDLLQQMIERQRSRQGIVSPTDG; translated from the coding sequence GTGACACTGGACGACTCACGCGAGCAAGTACGCCAGGCATCCGATATTGCGGATGTGCTGGGCGGTTACCTGCCGCTGACGCGCCAGGGTCGCATCTACGTCGCCCTCTGCCCGTGGCACAATGACTCTCGCCCAAGTTTGCAGGTCAACCCAGAACGCCAATCTTGGCGCTGTTGGGTCTGCGGCATCGGCGGAGACGTCTTTAGCTTCGTCATGCGTCGCGAAGGGATCGATTTCCGCGAAGCGCTCGAACTGCTGGCCGATCGCGCCAACATTTCGCTCAGCAAAGCGGCGCCGGTTCAGCCGGGATCTCCCAACGACAAGCGAACGTTGTTCGCCGCGACCGCGTGGGCGGAACGACTGTTCCAAAAATATCTCGCACATTCTCCCGATGCGGACGCCGCGCGACGTTATTTCCACGATCGCGGCATTTCGCAAGATTCGGTGAATCGCTTCCATTTGGGTTACGCCCCCGATCAATGGCAATGGCTGGTCGACCAGGCGCGCTCGACCGAGTTCTCCGCCGCCGTGCTCGAAAAAACGGGCCTGATCGGCCGCAGCAGCACCTCCGGCAAGCCGTACGATCGCTTCAAGGGACGCGTGATCTTCCCGATTCATGACGTGCAGGGACGAACGATCGGCTTTGGCGGACGCATTCTGCCGGGCAACAACGATCCGAAAGCGGCCAAGTACGTCAATTCCCCCGAAACGAAGCTCTTCTCGAAGAGCGATAACCTTTACGCCCTCGATCTGGCGCGAGACGCGATCGTCGAATCTCGTTCGGCCATCGTCGTCGAAGGCTACACCGACGTGATCGCCTTGCAGCAAGCGGGCGTTCGCAACGTCATCGCGGTCCTTGGTACGGCCCTCGGCCAACGTCACATTCATCTCCTCCGTCGCTACGCCGATCGCATCTATCTGCTGCTCGACGGGGACGAAGCGGGACAGCGCCGCACGAACGATATCCTCGAACTTTTCGTATCAGAACAAGCGGACCTGCGAATCGTTACGCTTCCCGATCAGTTGGATCCGTGCGACTTCGTCCAGCAGCGCGGCGTTGACGCGTTTCACGCCGCCTTGGACACGGCGGTCGACGCGCTGGAGCACAAATTGCGGATCACGACCGCCGGAGTCGACGTTCGCCGCGATCTGCACAAGGCGAACGAAGCGCTGGAAAGCCTGCTGTCGACGATGGCGCGAGCCCCACGACTGCAGGATGGCGCCGGCTCGGAAGTTCGCTTGCGAGAACATCAGTTTTTGAGCCGTTTGGCTCGCAAATTTGAAGTCGATGAGCAAGAGCTGCGTAAGCGACTTTCGTCGCTTCGTCGTGCGACCAACGCCGCGCCGGATCGCTCGGCCGCGCCGTCCGACGAAGATGTGAAAGTTCGGGCCGCGGAATTGGATCCGTACGACCGGAACTTGCTCGAAGTGTTGGCCTGTCAGCCTGATCTCACCTTGTTGGCGGCCGATGAAGTGGGCGTCGACGAGATGAGCAGCGAACCGGCTCGCCGGCTTTACCAGACATTTATCACTGCGTGCCAGGACGGCTCGCCGGTGGAATTCAATCAATTGCTTTCCGGAATCGAATCAGAGTCGCTCAAAGGCTTGTTGGTGGAACTCGACGAGCAAGCGGCGGCGAAGAATATCACCGATCCCGAAACGCTGCTGAAATCATTCATCGCGGATTACCAACGCCGCTTTGAAGAACGAGAGCATCGCAACAACGTTGCCGCTCTCGATGACAAAACGATGCATGGGCAGGACGAAATGGATCTCCTGCAACAAATGATCGAACGTCAACGAAGTCGACAGGGAATCGTTTCTCCCACGGACGGGTAG
- the aat gene encoding leucyl/phenylalanyl-tRNA--protein transferase, producing the protein MAPKFFPPADSADEQGLVMIGGDLSAERLLDAYAHGIFPWPMWDDWLPMTWFSLDPRAIIELNGLHVSHRLARTMRSGQFTATCDRAFPEVMRGCSRRRKSGDGTWITPHMFKAFCNLYEEGHAHSVEVWQGEELAGGIYGVGIGGAFAGESMFHKVTDASKVALATLVAHLNLRGYQLFDIQQWTPHTGRMGAKEIPRRVYLKRLAEAIRQPVTFGEELECAVTDVPQILANLE; encoded by the coding sequence ATGGCGCCAAAGTTTTTTCCCCCCGCCGATTCGGCTGATGAGCAAGGACTCGTCATGATCGGCGGCGATTTATCGGCCGAGCGGCTGCTAGACGCGTACGCTCACGGGATTTTCCCCTGGCCGATGTGGGACGATTGGCTGCCGATGACCTGGTTTTCGCTCGATCCGCGGGCAATTATCGAGCTGAACGGACTGCATGTCTCGCATCGCTTGGCCCGAACCATGCGGAGCGGACAGTTTACCGCGACCTGCGATCGCGCCTTCCCGGAAGTGATGCGGGGCTGCTCGCGCCGCCGCAAAAGTGGAGATGGGACCTGGATTACCCCCCACATGTTCAAAGCTTTCTGCAATCTGTACGAAGAGGGGCACGCACATAGCGTCGAAGTGTGGCAAGGGGAAGAATTGGCCGGTGGGATCTATGGCGTCGGCATCGGCGGAGCGTTCGCCGGCGAATCGATGTTCCACAAAGTCACCGACGCGTCAAAGGTCGCGCTGGCGACGCTGGTCGCCCATCTCAATCTACGCGGCTATCAACTGTTCGACATTCAGCAGTGGACCCCGCATACCGGACGGATGGGAGCGAAAGAGATTCCCCGTCGCGTCTATCTGAAGCGACTCGCCGAAGCGATCCGCCAACCGGTGACGTTTGGGGAAGAGTTGGAATGCGCGGTGACCGACGTTCCGCAGATCCTGGCGAATCTGGAATAA
- a CDS encoding CinA family nicotinamide mononucleotide deamidase-related protein translates to MRAEIVAIGDELTSGQRLDTNSQWLSQELGNLGIAVGFHTTAADELDSLVDCLKIAADRADIVVVSGGLGPTADDLTREAFSLAFDRPLELDPESLAHIERRFASRGVTMPERNRVQAMFPAGCQVVPNPNGTAPGIDLTLERNGRTVRLFALPGVPIELKEMWTQTVKGAIGGTSAAPANLIRHYELKCFGVGESRLEEMLPDMIRRGREPQVGITVHQATITLRVTTNGKDDVECLAQAQPTLDEIRTILGPLVFGETGDELQDAVGRMLTAAGQTVACCESATAGLIALSLTESPAANASFAGGRITPSLQALSVYAGEASVGETAVVEQAASKVREEFGTDYGLAIGPIDESGAYSFAVADAKGVVSESSQTLGHPEIHRPRAAKQVLDLLRRRMMS, encoded by the coding sequence ATGCGCGCAGAAATCGTGGCGATCGGCGACGAACTTACCAGCGGTCAACGTCTCGATACTAACTCGCAGTGGCTTAGCCAGGAGCTAGGCAATCTCGGCATCGCCGTCGGTTTTCATACCACCGCCGCCGACGAACTCGATTCGCTGGTCGACTGCCTGAAGATCGCCGCCGACCGGGCCGACATTGTCGTCGTCAGCGGCGGTTTGGGTCCGACGGCCGACGACCTGACCCGCGAAGCCTTCTCGCTCGCCTTTGATCGCCCGCTGGAGTTGGACCCCGAAAGCCTGGCCCATATCGAGCGGCGATTTGCATCACGCGGCGTCACCATGCCAGAGCGAAACCGCGTTCAGGCGATGTTCCCGGCTGGCTGCCAGGTCGTGCCGAACCCGAACGGCACCGCTCCCGGTATTGACCTCACCTTAGAACGCAACGGCCGCACCGTTCGCCTCTTCGCCCTTCCCGGGGTGCCGATCGAACTGAAAGAGATGTGGACGCAGACGGTGAAAGGGGCGATCGGCGGAACGTCGGCGGCGCCGGCCAATTTGATTCGTCACTATGAGCTGAAGTGCTTCGGCGTCGGCGAAAGTCGACTGGAAGAGATGCTGCCCGATATGATCCGCCGCGGCCGCGAGCCGCAGGTCGGCATCACCGTTCACCAAGCGACTATTACGCTGCGCGTCACTACCAATGGCAAAGATGACGTCGAGTGCCTGGCCCAGGCGCAGCCGACGCTTGATGAGATCCGTACGATTCTGGGGCCGCTCGTCTTCGGAGAAACCGGCGACGAACTGCAAGACGCCGTCGGCCGCATGTTAACAGCCGCCGGTCAGACGGTCGCTTGCTGCGAATCGGCGACCGCCGGGTTGATCGCTTTGTCGCTCACCGAATCGCCGGCCGCTAATGCCTCTTTCGCCGGAGGACGAATCACGCCGAGTTTGCAAGCGCTTAGCGTCTACGCCGGTGAAGCGTCCGTTGGTGAGACGGCCGTTGTCGAACAGGCGGCCAGCAAAGTACGGGAAGAGTTCGGTACCGACTACGGTTTAGCAATCGGCCCAATCGACGAGAGCGGCGCCTATAGCTTCGCCGTCGCTGACGCGAAGGGTGTGGTCAGCGAATCGTCGCAAACGCTGGGACATCCCGAGATCCATCGCCCGCGAGCAGCGAAACAAGTTCTCGATCTGCTTCGCCGACGGATGATGTCATAA
- a CDS encoding DUF4198 domain-containing protein — MPALKYPTTSSYSKAGVCSLVLLAASLAGCGRDPFACVPVSGQVTLDGQPLATARVIFSPQGDGKSAIVGPISYCITDENGNYQLATPHGKQGAVIGTHSVSICGEVRDEANPELVLVKEYLPARYWRGKELTFDVPDYGTDEAHFALTSDKKK; from the coding sequence ATGCCAGCGTTGAAATACCCCACCACGTCGTCCTACTCCAAGGCGGGCGTTTGCAGCCTGGTGTTATTGGCGGCGAGCCTGGCCGGCTGCGGCCGAGATCCGTTCGCGTGCGTGCCGGTCTCGGGACAAGTGACGCTCGACGGCCAGCCGCTGGCGACCGCGCGAGTCATCTTCTCTCCGCAAGGGGACGGCAAGAGCGCGATCGTCGGGCCGATTTCGTACTGCATTACCGACGAAAACGGCAACTATCAATTGGCGACTCCGCATGGCAAGCAAGGCGCCGTCATCGGTACTCATTCGGTTTCGATTTGCGGAGAAGTCCGAGACGAGGCCAACCCCGAGTTGGTTCTCGTCAAGGAATACCTCCCCGCACGCTACTGGAGAGGTAAAGAGCTGACCTTCGACGTCCCCGACTATGGGACCGACGAGGCTCACTTCGCTTTGACCAGCGATAAGAAAAAATAG
- a CDS encoding DUF1559 domain-containing protein, giving the protein MAIQVLATPRRKRFGFTLVELLVVIAIIGVLIALLLPAVQQAREAARRMSCTNNMKQMGLALHNYHDTHQVFPPGLLHPDSSATTGATSSWFPFSKWANGYGWGTFILPFMEQNGLHDALESIPVWSAPNAQVSISAYECPSDPSPSLNPYYYDGFYLPRGGLPDDQRMAKSNYVANHGTGLARPTGGSYGNGASALHTSFRFRDFTDGTSNTIYLSERDGVRKSSLTSSSPSGGAIWIGAPKIATGGSFQHNHCSFASSATTATTRPINLPTGKSLVQDVASSQHVGGVNVTLVDGSVHFLSENTSWETVAALARRADGEVVGEW; this is encoded by the coding sequence ATGGCGATTCAGGTCCTAGCGACTCCCCGGCGCAAACGCTTCGGCTTTACGCTGGTCGAACTATTAGTCGTGATTGCGATTATCGGCGTACTTATTGCGCTCCTTTTGCCGGCCGTCCAACAGGCCCGCGAAGCGGCTCGTCGTATGAGCTGCACCAACAACATGAAGCAGATGGGTCTGGCCCTGCACAACTATCACGATACCCATCAAGTCTTCCCGCCGGGCTTGTTGCATCCCGATTCGTCCGCCACCACTGGCGCAACTTCGTCGTGGTTTCCCTTCAGCAAATGGGCCAACGGTTACGGCTGGGGAACGTTCATTCTTCCTTTCATGGAACAGAACGGACTGCACGACGCGCTGGAATCGATTCCAGTTTGGTCGGCGCCTAACGCGCAAGTTTCGATCTCGGCTTACGAGTGCCCGTCTGATCCGAGCCCGTCGCTGAATCCTTATTACTACGACGGATTCTATTTGCCGCGCGGCGGTCTTCCGGACGACCAGCGAATGGCGAAGTCGAACTACGTCGCCAACCACGGCACCGGTCTGGCTCGTCCCACTGGCGGTTCCTATGGCAACGGCGCTTCGGCGCTGCACACCAGCTTCCGCTTCCGCGACTTTACCGACGGTACGTCGAACACGATCTACCTGTCGGAGCGAGACGGCGTTCGCAAGTCGTCGCTGACCAGCAGCAGTCCGTCTGGCGGCGCGATCTGGATCGGCGCACCGAAGATCGCCACCGGCGGATCGTTCCAACACAACCACTGCTCCTTTGCGAGTTCGGCGACGACCGCGACGACACGTCCGATCAATTTGCCGACCGGCAAATCGCTAGTGCAAGATGTCGCGAGCAGTCAACATGTCGGCGGCGTCAACGTAACCCTGGTCGACGGTTCGGTTCATTTCCTCAGCGAGAACACCAGTTGGGAAACGGTCGCCGCTTTGGCGCGACGAGCCGATGGCGAAGTGGTAGGAGAATGGTAA